The genomic window ACCATCATGAGTCGCAGGGTGCTCATCTTGTTTCTACTGTTCGCATGGGCAATTGGGTTCATATATACCATGAGCCAGATGGTTTTCACAGTGGGTTTACCTTTCTGTGGTCCCAATATTGTAGACAACATTTTCTGTGACCTTCCCCTGGTCATCAAGCTTGCCTGCACTGAGACCTATATCCTAGAGCTCTTGATAATTTCAGAGAGTGGACTCCTGTCCCTGATCTGCTTTATCATCTTGCTCATATCCTATGTTGTCATGCTGGTGACCATCTGGCAGCGCTCCTCCAGTGCATCCTCCAAGGCTGTATCCACACTCTCTGCTCACATCACTGTGGTCACTCTTTTCTTTGGTCCTGCTATCTTCATCTATGCTTTCCCATTCAATAGTTATTCTGTAGATaagtttctttctgtgttttactCTATAATCACCCCCCTCCTTAATCCGATTATTTATACTCTGAGGAATCAGGAAATGAAGGCAGCCATTAGGAGACTGAGCAGCCAGCATGTTCATTCCTGGCTTACCCACTAAATATTGTCTGTGACAACTGGTTATTTTGTGTTCTGTCATATTTTTGGGTTTGagtcttaaatatttattcaaataattgaaatgaaaatgctaaataaaatcaattttcttatctCAATATTCATGGAATTAATGacattgtttatttaaaattttaatggaaaatgttcatagcagtgatAGTACACAAATAAGCATGAACTCAATACCTTCTTGTACCTCCTTTAATCTTAGAATGCAGGGAAACTGCCCTGTTGAATGTTTAAAATGCATAATCACAATGTCTTCTTAgacaaattttataatatttcagtcattcaatatgtaaaaataaagttttatgtaGTAACTTAGTAGGTGTTAAA from Equus asinus isolate D_3611 breed Donkey chromosome 2, EquAss-T2T_v2, whole genome shotgun sequence includes these protein-coding regions:
- the LOC106833360 gene encoding olfactory receptor 4K13-like; protein product: MDLLSNRSSVSEFILLGLSSSQEIQIFFFVIFFLVYVAIVVGNLLIVISVIFDRHLHSPMYFFLANLSFFDLCVSSAATPKVIADFLRKRKTISLWGCMAQMFFMHFFGGGEMSLLIAMAIDRYVAICKPLHYKTIMSRRVLILFLLFAWAIGFIYTMSQMVFTVGLPFCGPNIVDNIFCDLPLVIKLACTETYILELLIISESGLLSLICFIILLISYVVMLVTIWQRSSSASSKAVSTLSAHITVVTLFFGPAIFIYAFPFNSYSVDKFLSVFYSIITPLLNPIIYTLRNQEMKAAIRRLSSQHVHSWLTH